A single Triticum dicoccoides isolate Atlit2015 ecotype Zavitan chromosome 2A, WEW_v2.0, whole genome shotgun sequence DNA region contains:
- the LOC119352087 gene encoding protein DOG1-like 4, with product MPALPRPARCRRRRTHEHTSYMAHAGEMASFYDAWVGREEEMVSDLTAALGARRRDALAPLVDAAMDHVAAYYEHKASLADRDVVAALDQRWLNPLERTFLWAWGWRPALVFRFVDGSGAVGPRQRRELEDLRAATAAAEKEVDREVAAVQESLAGPRVLEALRQRRQHPRNGVQADEAVAAVGRSLRVLLAAGDALRERTVRGVVGVLAPDAEQAGAFVAAMLRFHLGVHRAGRAWSSSGHGGGRRGL from the coding sequence ATGCCGGCCCTCCCGCGCCCAGcacgatgccgccgccgccgcacccacgAACACACATCATACATGGCGCACGCTGGTGAAATGGCGTCCTTCTACGACGCCTGGGTGGGCCGCGAGGAGGAGATGGTGTCCGACCTCACGGCCGCGCTCGGGGCGCGCCGGCGCGACGCGCTGGCGCCGCTCGTGGACGCCGCCATGGACCACGTGGCCGCCTACTACGAGCACAAGGCGAGCCTCGCCGACCGCGACGTGGTGGCGGCGCTGGACCAGCGCTGGCTCAACCCGCTGGAGCGCACCTTCCTGTGGGCGTGGGGGTGGAGGCCCGCGCTGGTGTTCCGCTTCGTGGACGGCTCCGGCGCCGTGGGCCCGCGCCAGCGCCGCGAGCTGGAGGACCTGCGCGCGGCCACGGCGGCGGCCGAGAAGGAGGTGGACCGGGAGGTGGCGGCCGTGCAGGAGTCCCTGGCGGGGCCGCGCGTGCTGGAGGCGCTGCGCCAGCGCCGGCAGCACCCGCGCAACGGCGTACAGGCCGACGAGGCCGTGGCCGCGGTGGGGCGGTCGCTCCGCGTGCTGCTGGCCGCGGGCGACGCGCTCCGCGAGCGCACTGTGCGCGGCGTCGTCGGGGTGCTGGCCCCGGACGCGGAGCAGGCGGGCGCGTTCGTCGCGGCCATGCTGAGGTTCCACCTCGGCGTCCACCGCGCCGGGCGCGCCTGGAGCTCCTCCGGccacggcggcggccggcggggccTCTAG